The window CGACCACCTCGAACGCCACGGCGTGGCGGAGCGGACCGACGCGGGATACAGACTCCTCGACGAGAACCCAGACCTCGACGCGATGTTCGAGTACGGCGGTGAGAACGACGAAGCGACCGAACCGAGCGCGGCGACGGAGGACTGACCGTGACCACCGTCACAGTCTGGAACGAGTACCGTCACGAGCGAGAGGACGACGCGGCCCGCGAGGTCTACCCCGACGGTATCCACGCGACCATCGCCGAGTCCCTCGACGAACGGGGGTTCGACGTTCGGACGGCGACGCTGGACGACCCCGAACACGGCCTCACGCCGGACGTGCTGGACGATACTGACGTGCTGACGTGGTGGGGTCACGAGGCCCACGAGGAGGTCAGCGACGAGGTGGTCAAGCGCGTCCACGAGCGAGTGCTGTCGGGGATGGGCCTGCTCGTCCTCCACTCGGGCCACTTCTCGAAGATTTTCAAGCGATTGATGGGGACGAGTTGCGGCCTCAAGTGGCGCGAGTCGGGCGAGACGGAGCGGATATGGACGGTCGAACCCGGCCACCCCATCGCCGAGGGTATCGGCGAGTGCATCGAGGTGCCAGAGACCGAGATGTACGGCGAGCGGTTCGACGTCCCGGCACCCGATACCTTGGTGTTCACGAGTTGGTTCGAGGGCGGCGAAGTGTTCAGAAGCGGGTGCTGTTACCGCCGCGGGTCGGGCCGAATCTTCTACTTCAGGCCGGGCCACGAGACGTACCCCATCTACCACCACCCCGAAATTCAGACGGTCGTGGCCAACGCCGTCTCGTGGGCGACACCTGTCGAAACGTAATCATCTTCAGTCGGGAACGTTCCGCGTTCATCTCATCGGGAGTAAAACGGCCGTCTCCGGCGTTGTCGTTCCTCTCGGTCTCCAATCATCGGCTCTACCGCCTGATTT is drawn from Halorussus sp. MSC15.2 and contains these coding sequences:
- a CDS encoding ThuA domain-containing protein; the encoded protein is MTTVTVWNEYRHEREDDAAREVYPDGIHATIAESLDERGFDVRTATLDDPEHGLTPDVLDDTDVLTWWGHEAHEEVSDEVVKRVHERVLSGMGLLVLHSGHFSKIFKRLMGTSCGLKWRESGETERIWTVEPGHPIAEGIGECIEVPETEMYGERFDVPAPDTLVFTSWFEGGEVFRSGCCYRRGSGRIFYFRPGHETYPIYHHPEIQTVVANAVSWATPVET